In one window of Pseudoalteromonas espejiana DSM 9414 DNA:
- a CDS encoding LuxR C-terminal-related transcriptional regulator: protein MRQSIFITHPELESSHWSSAFAGCVICTKEPKQINASSIIWVLAGTPGWLELVKKYTQKRLPVIVMTTNLDIEELRAALQAGARGYVEALASKVILQQVLETICSGGLWLPGQLLSNIVGALSQQQINYTHACDIESLTKRERQVVDIVITGATNKQAAESLNITERTIKEHMSSIFSKLKVRDRIQLMLAVKGN from the coding sequence ATGCGTCAAAGTATATTTATTACGCACCCAGAACTTGAATCGAGCCACTGGAGCAGTGCGTTTGCAGGGTGTGTAATATGCACAAAAGAGCCAAAACAAATTAATGCGTCAAGTATTATATGGGTTCTTGCGGGCACGCCGGGCTGGCTTGAGCTTGTAAAAAAGTACACCCAAAAACGCCTTCCCGTTATTGTAATGACCACAAACTTAGATATTGAAGAGTTGCGAGCTGCACTACAAGCAGGTGCTAGAGGCTACGTAGAGGCACTTGCATCTAAAGTAATACTTCAGCAAGTACTGGAAACTATTTGCTCTGGAGGCTTGTGGCTACCCGGTCAGTTGCTTTCAAATATTGTTGGTGCGCTGAGTCAGCAGCAAATTAATTACACTCATGCGTGCGACATTGAAAGCCTAACTAAAAGAGAGCGCCAAGTAGTTGATATTGTAATCACTGGTGCAACCAATAAACAGGCTGCAGAGTCGCTAAACATTACAGAGCGCACGATAAAAGAGCATATGAGCTCTATCTTTAGTAAATTAAAAGTTCGCGACAGAATTCAGCTTATGCTGGCTGTAAAAGGCAATTAA
- a CDS encoding bifunctional diguanylate cyclase/phosphodiesterase — translation MASFSLFKFFRKRKITLRQELWITLLVVIFVGFISSVLISTNSARNYFSTQLYLKNVDNASSLALMISQLEKDPVELELLVSATFDTGHYKRIELQDPNGEVIVKRIFTDKLDNTAPAWFRALYQLKVQPGVGQVNNGWQQFGTLFVESHSQYAEQALWESALKLFFSFLVVAFFACAISAYLLRKILTPLDDVVYQANAFGDKRFIKSKVPNTFEFARLVQSMNLLSTRFSRIIKEDNKRLEELRFKAQHDELTGLANREYFSATLEAHLQKVKDHAHGALFLFRVVNLDKISDQISRVEMVNFLRRFSQVLTQFLESNQAHFSENYIARISHTDFTVLFSDTDDIQALSEQVSALHKSIIDEYKNIDLAILHSCTYIEKNDTRFDLLRRVDSLLKTAGNKPGVQAKVIDNKQKSEIFDDSTGWQQAIENALEQKTIQLNCLEVRSFNDSLLQHQLSLSLEFGGEHYKASYYYQWANRLKLLARLDWGLIKQIVMQYGEAPPNELISVELSAQTLMDDTALASVLTYVSAFPDLAKNICFDIRENIAVNEKEIFKEFCEQVRCMGAKVALKRVGPEFTKIKNIQEFGLEMLKIDSIYGHNISYSQDNQTFLRGVCTLAHSIGIKVVAQGVTSQDDIDTLVNLGFDGIIKES, via the coding sequence ATGGCGTCATTTTCCTTATTTAAGTTTTTTAGAAAAAGAAAAATCACCTTAAGGCAAGAGCTGTGGATTACGCTTTTAGTGGTGATTTTTGTTGGCTTTATAAGTAGTGTACTAATAAGTACAAACTCTGCACGGAACTATTTTTCGACGCAGCTGTACTTAAAAAATGTCGATAATGCCAGCTCCCTTGCGTTAATGATAAGCCAACTTGAAAAAGACCCTGTTGAGCTTGAGTTACTGGTATCTGCTACGTTTGATACGGGCCATTACAAGCGTATAGAGCTACAAGATCCTAATGGCGAAGTTATCGTAAAACGTATTTTTACTGATAAGTTAGATAACACAGCCCCTGCGTGGTTTAGGGCGTTATACCAGCTTAAAGTACAACCGGGTGTTGGCCAGGTTAATAATGGTTGGCAACAATTTGGTACTTTATTTGTTGAAAGCCATAGCCAATATGCAGAGCAAGCTTTATGGGAAAGTGCGCTTAAGCTATTTTTTAGTTTTTTAGTGGTCGCTTTTTTTGCTTGTGCTATTAGTGCGTACCTATTACGAAAAATACTCACCCCACTCGATGATGTGGTTTATCAAGCCAATGCCTTTGGAGATAAACGTTTTATTAAATCGAAAGTGCCTAATACCTTTGAGTTTGCAAGGCTTGTGCAGTCAATGAACTTATTATCAACCCGTTTTAGTCGCATTATAAAAGAAGACAACAAACGCCTAGAGGAGCTGCGTTTTAAAGCCCAGCACGATGAGCTTACAGGGCTTGCCAATCGCGAATATTTTAGTGCTACGTTAGAGGCGCATTTGCAAAAAGTGAAAGACCACGCCCACGGTGCTTTATTTTTATTTAGAGTGGTTAACCTAGATAAAATAAGCGATCAAATTAGCCGTGTTGAAATGGTTAATTTTTTACGTCGTTTTTCTCAGGTGTTAACACAGTTTTTAGAATCGAATCAGGCTCACTTTTCTGAAAATTACATTGCCCGCATATCTCATACAGACTTTACCGTATTATTTAGCGATACAGACGATATACAGGCGTTAAGTGAACAGGTATCTGCGCTTCATAAATCGATTATTGATGAATATAAAAATATAGATTTGGCTATTTTACATAGCTGTACTTATATAGAAAAAAACGACACACGCTTTGACTTATTACGCCGTGTAGATAGTTTATTAAAAACAGCTGGCAACAAGCCGGGTGTTCAAGCTAAAGTTATTGATAACAAACAAAAAAGTGAAATTTTTGATGACTCAACAGGCTGGCAACAGGCTATTGAAAACGCGCTTGAGCAAAAAACAATTCAATTAAATTGTTTAGAGGTAAGAAGTTTTAACGACAGCTTACTTCAGCATCAGCTGAGTTTAAGTTTAGAGTTTGGTGGGGAGCATTATAAAGCCAGTTATTACTACCAATGGGCTAACCGGTTAAAGCTTTTAGCACGTTTAGATTGGGGGCTAATTAAGCAAATAGTAATGCAATATGGTGAAGCACCACCGAATGAATTGATTTCGGTTGAGCTTTCGGCGCAGACGCTAATGGACGATACGGCATTGGCTTCGGTGCTCACTTATGTTTCAGCATTTCCTGATTTAGCTAAAAATATTTGTTTTGATATACGCGAAAATATAGCTGTAAACGAAAAAGAAATATTTAAAGAGTTTTGTGAGCAAGTGCGTTGTATGGGAGCAAAAGTGGCCTTAAAACGAGTAGGGCCCGAGTTTACCAAAATTAAAAATATTCAAGAGTTTGGTTTGGAGATGCTAAAAATAGATAGCATATATGGTCACAATATTAGCTACAGCCAAGATAACCAAACCTTCCTACGTGGCGTTTGTACACTTGCGCATTCTATTGGTATTAAAGTAGTTGCACAGGGTGTAACAAGCCAAGATGATATAGATACACTGGTTAATCTTGGGTTTGATGGAATAATTAAAGAGTCTTAA